The Nitrospira sp. sequence CACCACACTGCTGACCACACTTGGTTACATTACCCCGGCAATCGTCCTGTCGGTCGTGGCTGTCACCTTTATTCTCTTGTTGTTTAGCTCGGCACTCGAACTCCTCGTCGTGCAGTACAGCCAAGCCGACAAGGGTATTGATCCATTAATGGCATATCTCTCGCTCGTCGTGATTGCCGCCGGTTTGTATGTGGTTCCTACGCAGCTGGGGATGAACTGGGCCCGCGTCGATAAACAACCGTCATCCGCTCTACTCAACGTGTATCTTCGCGGTGATGAAAGAACGGAGTACAAACTTCTTTTCTCGGTCGGTGAGCGGTTGTATATCTTCCCCACCAGCTATGAGGGGAAATATCCTCCGGTCAAGCCCGCGGCAGCGGCCAATGTCACATTCCTCCCACTTGAGAGTAAATCCGACTGAATTCATACGCAGCGGCTAGCTTAGCTAAAACTTCCAACTATTCAATTGGTCCTGCACTTGCACGTATTTGGCTTCCAGCGTTAAACAGGCTCAAATTGATGCAGAATGCATCAGGCGCTGTGGCATTTTGGGACAGAGAGGGGAGTCGGTATGACTGAAGAGTGGGGTGCGATCCTCGTCGTCGATGATGACGCAGATATGCGGGAATTGGCTCATGACATGCTGAAAGACCGTGGTCATCAAGTCACCACGGCCGGAAGCGGAGAAGAAGCCTTGAAACGATTGGCGGAAGAGGACTATGCGGCTGTCCTCACGGACCTTCGTATGAAAGGCATGGAGGGACTGGAATTGCTGGCCCAAATCAAGCGCCGAGATCCCGATATCAGTGTCATCCTCATGACCGCATTCGGGTCGGTGGAAACGGCCGTCGAGGCGATGAAGCACGGAGCCAGTGATTACCTCACCAAGCCTGTCCGGAAGGACGAGTTGATTCGCGTGGTCGAGCGCGTCATTCGAGAGGCATCCTTGCGGCGGGAAGTGAGCCGCCTGAGAAAAGAAGTCCGCAAGGAGTACAGCTTCCACCAGATTTTGGGAAAGAGCAAAGCGATCCAAGTGGTCTTCGATCTCATTCGCCGGGTCGCCGATAGTCCGACCAATGTCCTGATCACGGGAGAGAGCGGGACCGGGAAGGAACTGGTCGCCAAAGCCATTCACTATAACAGCGACCGCAAAGATGCGCCGTTTATTCCCGTCAATTGCGCGGCGATTCCGGAACAGCTGTTGGAGAGTGAACTGTTCGGGCATATGCGGGGAGCCTTTACCGATGCCAAGATAGACAAGCGAGGGTTGTTTGAAGAGGCGCAGAAGGGCACGTTATTTCTCGACGAGATCAGTGAGCTGCCGCTCATGCTGCAGGCCAAGATTCTTCGTGCCATTCAAGAAAAAGAAATCAGGCGGGTGGGCGCGACGAAGCCGATCTCGGTCGATGTACGGATCATTGCCGCTACCAATCTGAATCTCAACGAAGAAGTAAAGAATAAGCGGTTCCGGGAGGACCTGTATTATCGGCTCAACGTCATCGAGCTCAAGCTGCCCCCCTTACGGGAGCGGCGCGAGGACATTCCGCTCTTAGTCGACGCCTTTCTTAAAAAGTGCGGCGCCGCCCGCGGGAAAGAGGTCAAGGGCGTGAGCGAGGCCGCGCTGGCCATGCTGATGGACTATACCTGGCCCGGCAACGTGCGAGAGTTGGAGAACGTCATCGAACGGGCGGTGACGCTCAGCCGCGGCGAGAAAATTTCACCCGATGATTTGCCCTCGGCGGTGCAGGGAGCCCGCGGTGAGCGCCGCGTGCTGGACGAAGCGGCCGAAAAGTCCCTGCCCTTGCATGAGCTGGAGAAGGAGTACATCAAGAAGATTCTCGAGAAGTCCGGCGGCAACAAGTACCAGACCGCTCATACCCTTGGCATCGATCGCAAGACCTTGTATCGTAAACTCGCCGAAATCGAGGGCAAGACTCATCCAGAAGAATGACAGCTTCCTACGGTCATCGAGCCAGATTGAGACCGCATGCACAGTGGGGGTGAAATACGGTGCGTGCTATGCCGTGGACTCTGCCCCTCCTCGGGGGAATGGTCGAAGTCCTGGTGTCTCACGGATTCAGCACGAATGATGACATCCACGTCACAATCATTGTGGTCGTTCCGTATTCGCGTGTTGCAGGGAGCCTGCTCTGGGTACGCGGATCCATCGACCAACGCTCTGTGAAGGAACAGATGATGGAGGGACCAACCACTAGATCGTTCGCCGATGTCACAGGCTCCGAAGCCGACCGTCCGAAGGCAGAGGAGCAGCTTCTGATCAGCCGGCTGAGGCTGGAAGGCATCATCGAATCCGCGATGGATGCGATCATCACGGTGGACGAGGATCAGCGAATCCTGTTGTTCAATCGCGCGGCGGAACAGATGTTCGTCTGCTCCATCCAGGAGGCAATCGGGCAGCCGCTCGATCGATTCTTGCCCGCACGTTTCCGCGAAGCCCATCGCCACGACGTTCATGCGTTTGGGCAGTCCGGTCTGACGAGTCGAAAGATGGGTCAACTGGGAACGGTGATGGGGCTACGCTCGAACGGACAAGAGTTTCACATCGAAGCCTCCATCTCGCATATCTCGGTGGAGCAAAAGAAATACTATACCGTCATTCTCCGAGACATCACCGAGCGCAAGCAGGCCGAGGAAGACCTGAGGGAGAGCCAGAGACAACTCAGCACTCTGATCGGCAATCTCCCGGGTTTCGTGTATCGCAGCCGAAATGACCGTGACCGGTCATTTACATATCTCAGCGAAGGAGTATCCGATTTGACCGGGTACACCATCGGAGAATACCTACATCAGCGGACCATCTCATACGGGAACACGATACATGCAGGCGACCGTGAGCGAGTCTGGCAGGAGGTTCAGGAAGCGGTCACGCGACATGGTCCGTTCGAGACGACCTACCGAATCTTGACCAAATCGGGAGAGGTCAAATCGGTCTGGGAAAGAGGCGAAGGGATTTACGCACCGGACGGCACACTGAGTTACCTGGAAGGGTTCGTCACCGACGTCACTGAACGCAAGCGAGCCGAGCACCTGCTTCGGCAAAGCGAAGAACGCTACCGGCGTCTGATTGCCGTCTCGCCCTATGCCATCTTTGTGAGCCGGGGGGGCCGCGTTATCTTTGCGAACGACCAGGCCATCAAGCTGTTCGGCGCGGTGAAGGCCGATGAGGTTTTGGGAAAATCACTCCTGAGCCTCTTTCATCCCGAGTATCACGACGTCCTGAGAGAGTGGACCCACGAATTGCTGGAAGGCAGATCACTGGTGCCGGTAGTCGAGGAGAAAATCGTGCGCCTGGATGGAATGTCGATCGATGTCGAGGTCAGCGCGGCTCGGTTAGTGGATGAGGAAGGGCCGGCCATCTTGGTCATGCTCCGAGACATCAGCGAGCGGAAGCGACTGCAGGACCAATTGCGCAAGACCGAACGGGTTGCCGAACTCGGTACACTGGCGTCCGGCATGGCCCATGAGATCGGGACGCCGATGAACGTCATTCTCGGCCGCGCCGAGTATCTGATGGACCGTGTCACGGAGGAACCGGTCAAGAAAGGGCTCCAGACCATCATTACACAAGTGGAGCGGATTACGAAGGTGATGAATCAGTTGCTGTCGTTCGCCCGACGCAAAGCGCCGGAGCGGCGCGCGCTGGACCTGCGAGGCGTCCTGGAAGACGCGATGGAAATGTTCCAAGAGCGTCTTGCCCGAAACCAGATTCGGGTCGAAACGGCATTGGCTGATTCTTGCCCGATGGCAATGGCTGATCCCGACCAAATGAGCCAGGTGTTCATCAATCTCGTCATGAATGCCGTGCATGCGATGCCGGACGGCGGGACCTTACGAATCGGCCTGGCGCCGGAGAATCGAATGGTCAAACTCACGGTCGCGGATACCGGCCATGGCATTCCCGGGCATGCGGTCGAGAAAATATTCGAACCGTTCTTTACGACGAAAGAATTCGGCAAAGGAACCGGATTAGGATTGACCGTCGTGAAAGGCATCATTGAAGAGCATCAGGGTTCCATCGCCGTGAACAGCGAAGAGGGCAAAGGCACGAAGTTTACGATTCTGCTTCCGCAGAGCCCATAGCAGCCGGCCGCCATGGGCTGAGTCCCGCGCGTGTAGGCCTGAGTCTTGTGAGAGGTTCAACCTGCCGAGTGCTGTAGCATCTCGCAACGGCGCCTTCCTTCTTGAGTGTGGTGTTTCTCATCACTGCCGCCCTGCCGGCATCGGCATCACGCGGGATTCCTCTGAAATCAGACTTCCCATGCCCGTTCTTCTATCGGCGGCCTTCTTGCCCGCTTCTTGCACTGTCCACTGAGGCAGGGGCAGAGGTACAAAGAGGATGACCACTGTGGCAACGGGAAAAGCTGATGTGGTGCTGATCGTCGAAGATGACCGGGAGATGCGAAGTCTGCTTTGCGATGAACTGTGGGGTACCGGATACCAGCTCCGCGAAGCCAGGGACGGAGACGAAGCGTTTCTGGCTGTCCTGCAATCGGTGCCCGACCTGATTTTGACCGACCTGCGTATGCCGGCCGGGGGGGCTGATTACATCAGTCGGTTGCGGACCGTGGCCCCCAGGTGTCCTATTGTCGTCATCACGGCGTTCGGCGATGCGGCGCTGAAAGCCCAAGTGATACGAGCAGGGGCTAACGCCTACTTCGACAAACCGGTCCGCATTGCCGATCTCAAGAACTGTGTACAACGACTGCTAGACCACAGACCGGAAGCTGATTGCTGACATCAACGGTGTAAGGTCGTAGGAGACGCTTCACTCCAAGAAGCGAGACAAGCTTGTCCGACGAAGAAATGTTCAACACACCCCTCCCGAACGATCCCATCATTGCCGCACGATTGGAAGCCATTCGACAGCTTGCACGCGGACTGTCCGAACGGGTGGCGGTTATGGACCGAGCCTTCAACGTCGTGTACGCGAATGAGGCAGCGTGGACAGCCGGACAAACCAAAGCGACGCATCACCACCGCGCGAAATGCTATGAAGCATTTGCACATCGCACCGATCCTTGCGAAGCCTGTCCGGCGACGAAAGTGTTCGAAGCGCCGGAGGTGCAGTGCGTCTCCTGCTCGGCAGGGGGCGCCGGCGCCGCCTGCGGGATGCAGCAGGCGTTTCCTTTGGCCGATCAGCACGGAACGGTCGAGTCGATGCTGGTGCTGTTCAAGCCGGTGCCGAGGTCTCCTTGTCGGACAACGCCATACGATTCTTTCGCTCCAGCCGAAGACGATCGTCTGGGAAATTTGCTGGGCCGAAGTCCGGCTATGCGTCAGCTGTTCGATATGACACGCCTGGTGGCGGAGAGCTCCGCCACGGTACTCATCCATGGCGAGAGCGGAACGGGCAAGGAACTCCTCGCGAGAACGATCCATGCACTCAGCAGCCGACGAGATCGGCCGTTCGTGGTCGTCGATTGTGGGTCATTGCCGGAAACGCTGCTTGAAAGCGAGCTGTTCGGGCATGTGAAAGGAGCCTTCACCGGCGCCGTGGTGAATAAACGGGGCTTGTTCGAGGAGGCAGAGGGCGGAACGATCTTCCTCGATGAAATTGCCGATACAAGGCCGGTCTTTCAGGCGAAGCTGCTCCGTGTGCTGCAGGAGGGCGAGATCAAACCGGTCGGTGGGACGAGATCGATCAAAATCCATGCGCGAGTCATCTCGGCATCGAACAAGGATTTGGCGGAATTGGTGAAGGCCAAGACGTTTCGAGAAGATCTATACTATCGACTGGCGGTGTTGCCGCTATATATACCGGCTTTGAGGGAACGGCGCGAGGACATCCCCTTGCTGGTGCAGTCCTTCGTCACCGCTTCTTGTGCGCGACATCACCAAGCGGTTCGATCTGTCGATGAAAAAACGATGCGGGCATTATGCGCGGCCGCATGGCACGGCAATGTCCGAGAATTGCTGCACTATATCGAGCGCGCCGTCGTGACGACAGCCGGTCCGTGGCTCGTATGCGAGGATCTTGTGTCAAGCGGAGCCGTTGCTGATCACGAGAGCTTGCGGTCAGCGTCGAGAGGGGTTGTGGCCAAGACGGAGCGTACCCGGATTGTCGATGCCCTCAAGAAGACCGCGGGGAACCGATTGAAAGCAGCCAAGTTGCTCAAGATCAGCCGAGCGAGCCTCTACAACAAGCTGCGTGCCTATTCCATCGAGTAGCGTTCGTCTGCCCTTTTCCACCTCTTTCCTCGTCGCAACTGTCCAAGTATCTGGATTGTCTAACCTATTGAAGTCCTGGACAACGGTTCAGCCGCATGCCGGAACTGTCTATTCGCGTAGATTTTTTGATCGGTCTGAAAAGTAATGAGATGGCTGAAACGTTGA is a genomic window containing:
- a CDS encoding response regulator, which translates into the protein MATGKADVVLIVEDDREMRSLLCDELWGTGYQLREARDGDEAFLAVLQSVPDLILTDLRMPAGGADYISRLRTVAPRCPIVVITAFGDAALKAQVIRAGANAYFDKPVRIADLKNCVQRLLDHRPEADC
- a CDS encoding sigma-54-dependent Fis family transcriptional regulator → MTEEWGAILVVDDDADMRELAHDMLKDRGHQVTTAGSGEEALKRLAEEDYAAVLTDLRMKGMEGLELLAQIKRRDPDISVILMTAFGSVETAVEAMKHGASDYLTKPVRKDELIRVVERVIREASLRREVSRLRKEVRKEYSFHQILGKSKAIQVVFDLIRRVADSPTNVLITGESGTGKELVAKAIHYNSDRKDAPFIPVNCAAIPEQLLESELFGHMRGAFTDAKIDKRGLFEEAQKGTLFLDEISELPLMLQAKILRAIQEKEIRRVGATKPISVDVRIIAATNLNLNEEVKNKRFREDLYYRLNVIELKLPPLRERREDIPLLVDAFLKKCGAARGKEVKGVSEAALAMLMDYTWPGNVRELENVIERAVTLSRGEKISPDDLPSAVQGARGERRVLDEAAEKSLPLHELEKEYIKKILEKSGGNKYQTAHTLGIDRKTLYRKLAEIEGKTHPEE
- a CDS encoding PAS domain S-box protein yields the protein MPWTLPLLGGMVEVLVSHGFSTNDDIHVTIIVVVPYSRVAGSLLWVRGSIDQRSVKEQMMEGPTTRSFADVTGSEADRPKAEEQLLISRLRLEGIIESAMDAIITVDEDQRILLFNRAAEQMFVCSIQEAIGQPLDRFLPARFREAHRHDVHAFGQSGLTSRKMGQLGTVMGLRSNGQEFHIEASISHISVEQKKYYTVILRDITERKQAEEDLRESQRQLSTLIGNLPGFVYRSRNDRDRSFTYLSEGVSDLTGYTIGEYLHQRTISYGNTIHAGDRERVWQEVQEAVTRHGPFETTYRILTKSGEVKSVWERGEGIYAPDGTLSYLEGFVTDVTERKRAEHLLRQSEERYRRLIAVSPYAIFVSRGGRVIFANDQAIKLFGAVKADEVLGKSLLSLFHPEYHDVLREWTHELLEGRSLVPVVEEKIVRLDGMSIDVEVSAARLVDEEGPAILVMLRDISERKRLQDQLRKTERVAELGTLASGMAHEIGTPMNVILGRAEYLMDRVTEEPVKKGLQTIITQVERITKVMNQLLSFARRKAPERRALDLRGVLEDAMEMFQERLARNQIRVETALADSCPMAMADPDQMSQVFINLVMNAVHAMPDGGTLRIGLAPENRMVKLTVADTGHGIPGHAVEKIFEPFFTTKEFGKGTGLGLTVVKGIIEEHQGSIAVNSEEGKGTKFTILLPQSP
- a CDS encoding sigma-54-dependent Fis family transcriptional regulator, whose protein sequence is MSDEEMFNTPLPNDPIIAARLEAIRQLARGLSERVAVMDRAFNVVYANEAAWTAGQTKATHHHRAKCYEAFAHRTDPCEACPATKVFEAPEVQCVSCSAGGAGAACGMQQAFPLADQHGTVESMLVLFKPVPRSPCRTTPYDSFAPAEDDRLGNLLGRSPAMRQLFDMTRLVAESSATVLIHGESGTGKELLARTIHALSSRRDRPFVVVDCGSLPETLLESELFGHVKGAFTGAVVNKRGLFEEAEGGTIFLDEIADTRPVFQAKLLRVLQEGEIKPVGGTRSIKIHARVISASNKDLAELVKAKTFREDLYYRLAVLPLYIPALRERREDIPLLVQSFVTASCARHHQAVRSVDEKTMRALCAAAWHGNVRELLHYIERAVVTTAGPWLVCEDLVSSGAVADHESLRSASRGVVAKTERTRIVDALKKTAGNRLKAAKLLKISRASLYNKLRAYSIE